One Oceanidesulfovibrio indonesiensis genomic window, GCCAGTAGCTGTTCAAGTTGATACAGGAACAGCCACTGGTGACTCGCCTCGCCGAAGCAGCTGCTGGTGCCCTTATGGCAGGTTGGGCCGATTGGGTTGGCCAGCACCAGCAGGGTGTCGTTATCGCAGTCCGGCGCCATGCTGACCACATTCAGGAAATGACCAGATGTTTCACCTTTCGTCCACAGTCGCTGTTTGGTGCGGGAGAAGAAAGTCACCTTGCCGCTGTCGAGGGTTTTCGCCAGCGCGTCCTGGCTCATATATCCCAGCATCAGCACTTCGCCTGATACGGCATGCTGGACAACCACCGGCAGTAATCCGTCGGTTTTTTCCCAGTCCAGCTGCGCCTGTTGTTGCTCTGTTAACATACCCTGATCTCCACGCCCTGGCCGGC contains:
- the hisI gene encoding phosphoribosyl-AMP cyclohydrolase yields the protein MLTEQQQAQLDWEKTDGLLPVVVQHAVSGEVLMLGYMSQDALAKTLDSGKVTFFSRTKQRLWTKGETSGHFLNVVSMAPDCDNDTLLVLANPIGPTCHKGTSSCFGEASHQWLFLYQLEQLLA